From Orcinus orca chromosome 3, mOrcOrc1.1, whole genome shotgun sequence, a single genomic window includes:
- the ATOX1 gene encoding copper transport protein ATOX1, translating to MPKHEFSVDMTCEGCSNAVTRVLNKLGGSCFDHLHFKQEGTEVQRGVQFDIDLPNKKVCVDSEHSVDTLLETLGKTGKAVSYLGPK from the exons ATGCCG AAGCACGAGTTCTCCGTGGACATGACCTGTGAAGGCTGCTCTAATGCAGTCACTCGGGTCCTCAACAAGCTGGGAG GTAGCTGCTTTGACCATCTCCATTTCAAGCAGGAgggaactgaagttcagagag GAGTTCAATTTGACATTGACCTGCCCAACAAGAAGGTCTGCGTCGACTCTGAGCACAGCGTGGACACTCTGCTGGAGACCCTGGGGAAAACAGGAAAGGCCGTTTCCTACCTCGGCCCCAAGTAG